A stretch of Balaenoptera ricei isolate mBalRic1 chromosome 9, mBalRic1.hap2, whole genome shotgun sequence DNA encodes these proteins:
- the GATAD1 gene encoding GATA zinc finger domain-containing protein 1: MPLGLKPTCSVCKTTSSSMWKKGPQGEILCHHCTGRGGAGGGGAGSGAAGGTGGSGGGGGFGAATFASTSAAPPQSNGGGGGKQSKQEIHRRSARLRNTKYKSAPAAEKKVSTKGKGRRHIFKLKNPIKAPESVSTIITAESIFYKGVYYQIGDVVSVIDEQDGKPYYAQIRGFIQDQYCEKSAALTWLIPTLSSPRDQFDPASYIIGPEEDLPRKMEYLEFVCHAPSEYFKSRSSPFPTVPTRPEKGYIWTHVGPTPAITIKETVATHL, encoded by the exons ATGCCACTGGGCCTGAAGCCCACCTGCAGCGTCTGCAAGACCACATCGTCCTCCATGTGGAAGAAGGGCCCGCAGGGGGAGATCCTCTGCCACCACTGCACGGGCCGgggcggcgcgggcggcggggGCGCCGGCTCGGGGGCGGCCGGCGGGACGGGGGGCAGTGGCGGCGGTGGCGGCTTCGGCGCGGCGACCTTCGCCAGCACCTCGGCCGCCCCTCCGCAGAGcaacgggggcgggggcggcaaGCAG AGTAAGCAGGAAATTCACAGGAGGTCTGCTCGGCTCAGAAACACTAAATACAAATCTGCTCCAGCTGCTGAAAAGAAAGTTTCCActaaaggaaaagggagaagacatatttttaagttaaaaaat CCCATCAAAGCCCCTGAGTCAGTTTCCACCATAATCACTGCAGAATCAATCTTCTACAAG GGAGTCTATTACCAAATTGGAGATGTTGTTTCTGTAATTGACGAACAAGATGGAAAACCCTACTATGCTCAGATCAGGGGTTTTATCCAGGACCAGTATTGTGAGAAGAGTGCAGCACTGACGTGGCTCATTCCCACTCTCTCTAGCCCAAGGGACCAATTTGATCCTGCATCCTACATCATAG GACCAGAGGAGGATCTTCCAAGGAAGATGGAATACTTGGAATTTGTTTGTCATGCACCTTCTGAATATTTCAAGTCACGTTCATCACCATTTCCCACAGTTCCCACCAGACCAGAGAAGGGCTATATATGGACTCATGTTGGACCTACTCCTGCAATAACTATTAAGGAAACAGTTGCCACCCATTTGTAG